AGAGAAATCCCGAAATCTCCAGACCGTCGAAGCTGGGAAAGCGCACCAGCTCGGGTTTGACGAAGATGCGGCGGTCGATACCGGCGGTAACCGCGAAGGTCAGCTGCGTGAGTTTCTTCGCGCCGATCTCCCAGCGCCAGCAGTCGGGCGGGCTGTCGGGCCCGTTGAACGAGAAGATGAAAGTGTCATTGCCCATGAACATCCCGCCGGAAACCAATCCATCGACCGGCGGCGCGGGCAGTTCGGCGTTGGCGGCCAGGTCCCAGAGGTGCAGACGGCCGTACCCGTCCTCGTTGACGATCCAGGCCATCCGCGACATATCCTCGGAGAAGGTCATCCCCTCGGCTTCCCACCTGGTGCCCGGATCCATTTCGGTGATGGCTTTGGACTTCAAGTCGAGTTTCGCCCGACGGCCGATGCCTTCCTTGTTGTTGTTGCTGATGATGTAGAGCGCGGAGTAATCGGGGGTGAACTCATAGGCGGAAAACAGGGCATTCCCCTCATGCGGGGTCAGATGCTCGCTGACGCCCGACGTCAAGTCGACCAGATACAGGTCGGAATTGACGTTGGACGGATAACGCGCCGCGACCAGGTAGCGGCCATTCCTGGCGACCACCTGCGGCGAGTGGTACCCCTCTTGCGCCAGGATTGGACGGGTGGCGCGGGTGACGACATCCATCTCATAGATGTGGAAGTCTTTCCCGTTGGCTTCGTTGGTGCGGTAATAGATGCGACGATTGTCGTATGACCAGACCGGGTCGGCGATCTGGACATCCTTGACATTGGTCAGCGGCTCGGTGCGTCCGGTGGCCACCTCCACCAGGTGCAGATTGGTTTCCTCGGACCCGCCCCAGTCGGCGCCGACGATGATCCAACGGCCATCATGGGAGAGCGCGTAGAAGTCGACGCCATCGGTGAAGTAGGTCAACTGCTCCGGCCAGCCGTTGTCGCGCAGACGGTAGACCTGCCCGACACCGGACATTGCCGAGGTGAAGCAGATGACATTGCCCGCGGCGGAAACCTGCGGCCCGCCGTTGCTGCCGATTTGCATGAAGGTTTCGATGTCGGGAATGTAGACAGAGTCCCTGAAGTAGGCCTGCGCGGAACCCGTCATCATGCAAAACGTCAACAATGCGGCGGTAATGGCTTGCCGTTTCGTCATTTACCCTCCCTGCCTGGTGTGAGTTTGCCAACGGTCCATACACCAATTGTATCCTGATTGCCGGGTGTGAGTCAAGCGGTCCCCGGCCCTGTCCTCCCGGATTACGAAACGGAACAATTTAAGTACGTCTTCCGTTTGGGCTGTTTGAGGCGGGTTTTCGCCTTGAATCAGAAACAGGAGGAGGGGCCATGAAACGAGTCGTGATCGGTTTGTTCACCGCGGCGGCATGTCTGGCGGCGTCGCCGGGGATGGCGGCGTTGCACATCGTCGATGTGAAGTCCAACAGTTTCGATCCCAGCAATCTGCAGATCGAGCAGAACGATCAGGTGCGTTGGGAGTACTTCTCGGGCACCACTCACACGACAACCTCAGGGACGCCGGGCAATCCCAGCGGCTTGTGGAACGCGACGATATCCTCGTCGCAACAAACCTTCACCCGGACCTTTTCGCAATTGGGGAATTTCCCCTACTACTGTTCCCCGCACGCCTTCACCGGCGTGATCATGGTCGAGGCGCCATCGGGTGTGCTGGATGATCCGGCGGACGCGGAGATCCCGCAGTTGCTGGCGCTGGCGCAGAACAGTCCGAATCCCTTCAATGCCGCCACGCAGATTCGGTACAGTCTTGACAAGTACACTCCCACCGAACTGGCGATCTACAACATCCTCGGCCAGCGGGTGCGCACCCTGGTGACCGGCAGCCAACCGCCGGGCATTCATGAGGTGACCTGGGATGGACGCGATGAATCCGGTCGCGAGGCGCCCTCGGGAATCT
This bacterium DNA region includes the following protein-coding sequences:
- a CDS encoding S9 family peptidase — translated: MTKRQAITAALLTFCMMTGSAQAYFRDSVYIPDIETFMQIGSNGGPQVSAAGNVICFTSAMSGVGQVYRLRDNGWPEQLTYFTDGVDFYALSHDGRWIIVGADWGGSEETNLHLVEVATGRTEPLTNVKDVQIADPVWSYDNRRIYYRTNEANGKDFHIYEMDVVTRATRPILAQEGYHSPQVVARNGRYLVAARYPSNVNSDLYLVDLTSGVSEHLTPHEGNALFSAYEFTPDYSALYIISNNNKEGIGRRAKLDLKSKAITEMDPGTRWEAEGMTFSEDMSRMAWIVNEDGYGRLHLWDLAANAELPAPPVDGLVSGGMFMGNDTFIFSFNGPDSPPDCWRWEIGAKKLTQLTFAVTAGIDRRIFVKPELVRFPSFDGLEISGFLYLPPGAKKGDRVPFIISAHGGPESQFRPDFIRNFQYFALNGFGIFALNPRGSSGYGRDFLDMDNYKDRWKSVKDYETATRWLAEQGYADPKRIAITGGSYGGYMTLACITANPDLYAAACDQVGIANFVTFLKNTAPYRRHLRESEYGPLADSAFLWEISPLAQVDKIRTPLLIVHGENDPRVPVGEARQMARAIAARGGIVDTLIFPDEGHGVAKRPNVLVTYRRIVDFFKKYLLAPSPEN
- a CDS encoding FlgD immunoglobulin-like domain containing protein, whose product is MKRVVIGLFTAAACLAASPGMAALHIVDVKSNSFDPSNLQIEQNDQVRWEYFSGTTHTTTSGTPGNPSGLWNATISSSQQTFTRTFSQLGNFPYYCSPHAFTGVIMVEAPSGVLDDPADAEIPQLLALAQNSPNPFNAATQIRYSLDKYTPTELAIYNILGQRVRTLVTGSQPPGIHEVTWDGRDESGREAPSGIYFTRLITGGAMLSRKMVLLR